One genomic segment of Streptomyces sp. RerS4 includes these proteins:
- a CDS encoding AAA family ATPase, whose product MTERRVRTRRTIFEREAELVAVDEALDRLTEPGPDAGGGLLSLSGPAGLGKTTLLTEVRRRALARSCTLLAARGGEQEQSQPFHVARQLIQPHLAGRPEADLRAALGGWYAIVGPALGLCAPEQGAAPDPQGLRDGLDWVLTHLIVQRPPVVLVLDDAHWADPESLEWLAAFAPRAEHLPLLLVVAYRPDELPAHAEAFRTLPRRAGRRPLTLAPLSADAVSALVRESVGAHAEDAFCREAWAVTTGNPFEAVELTAKVRAKGLEPTEAGAPLLRDLAAAQRGSGLVARLHNLGPSTVRFAWACAVLGTAIPRQIAARVAGLGAEEAADATRRLWDARILAGPTDEDDTGLEFVHPLIATAIYRAIPDALRVALHGRTATAVVDAGLGSSAAARHLLETQPENDPWVVRTLREAAAENLRAGAPEAARRQLARALQEPPAFDERAAVLYELGCASLLTEPANTVNHLRAALAEPIDDPALRQGIVIRLAQVLAHSDHLREASDLLAREIPHTQDARARLRLQSEQFMWDAFDAAEPDSPARSRRLAKLADRLTGRDLTERYVIGLRAWDACLRGEPADVALHHAGRVLETPFSWAHEDRGFEVPVLAAMVHMYADRPGRAEELFETGTAEFERQGWHGAHLSFAYSLRAYIRYRRGRLVEAEELARAGLRLAERVGRRTPVHWYAIAILVTTLIARGRVDEAWGLAREHEYGEPFPAAVVFPDSQTVYAELLLALGDRKAATVELEAVDRRLTPRGIQNPAWCPWRLLLARAVAPEDPARARALAAEALRRARAFGAPSAIGQALRVAADVAEPQDRVPLLWEAVNQLEVSPAAYELARALAALGAALRDATTLNRALLTARECGADALTAGLTEQLIGLGATAPDTSPEAAGRPREPRSVTP is encoded by the coding sequence ATGACGGAACGAAGGGTCCGCACACGGCGCACGATCTTCGAACGCGAAGCCGAACTCGTCGCCGTCGACGAAGCCCTGGACCGGCTCACCGAGCCCGGCCCCGACGCCGGCGGCGGGCTGCTCTCGCTCTCCGGCCCGGCCGGGCTCGGCAAGACCACCCTCCTGACCGAAGTGCGCCGGCGCGCCCTCGCCCGCTCCTGCACCCTCCTCGCCGCACGCGGCGGCGAACAGGAACAGAGCCAGCCCTTCCACGTCGCCCGCCAACTCATCCAACCCCATCTCGCCGGCCGCCCCGAAGCCGACCTGCGCGCCGCCCTCGGCGGCTGGTACGCCATCGTCGGCCCCGCCCTCGGCCTGTGCGCCCCCGAACAGGGCGCCGCACCCGACCCCCAGGGCCTGCGCGACGGCCTCGACTGGGTCCTCACGCACCTCATCGTCCAACGCCCGCCCGTCGTCCTGGTCCTCGACGACGCCCACTGGGCCGACCCCGAATCCCTCGAATGGCTCGCCGCCTTCGCCCCGCGCGCCGAACACCTCCCGTTGCTCCTCGTCGTCGCCTACCGCCCCGACGAACTCCCCGCGCACGCCGAGGCCTTCCGCACCCTGCCCCGCCGCGCCGGCAGGCGCCCGCTCACCCTCGCCCCGCTCAGCGCGGACGCCGTCTCCGCCCTCGTCCGCGAAAGCGTGGGCGCACACGCCGAGGACGCCTTCTGCCGCGAAGCCTGGGCCGTCACCACCGGCAACCCCTTCGAAGCCGTCGAACTCACCGCCAAGGTCCGCGCCAAGGGCCTCGAACCCACCGAGGCCGGCGCCCCGCTCCTGCGCGACCTCGCCGCCGCCCAACGCGGCAGCGGCCTCGTCGCCCGCCTGCACAACCTCGGCCCCTCCACCGTCCGCTTCGCCTGGGCCTGCGCCGTCCTCGGCACCGCCATCCCACGACAGATCGCCGCCCGCGTCGCCGGACTCGGCGCCGAGGAGGCCGCCGACGCCACCCGACGCCTGTGGGACGCCCGGATCCTCGCCGGCCCCACCGACGAGGACGACACCGGGCTGGAGTTCGTCCACCCGCTGATTGCCACCGCCATCTACCGGGCCATCCCCGACGCCCTGCGCGTCGCCCTCCACGGCAGGACCGCCACCGCCGTCGTCGACGCCGGACTCGGCTCCTCGGCCGCCGCCCGTCACCTCCTGGAGACCCAGCCCGAGAACGACCCCTGGGTGGTCCGCACGCTGCGCGAGGCCGCCGCCGAGAACCTCCGCGCCGGCGCGCCCGAGGCCGCCCGGCGCCAACTCGCCCGCGCCCTCCAGGAACCCCCGGCCTTCGACGAACGCGCCGCCGTCCTCTACGAACTCGGCTGCGCCTCCCTGCTCACCGAACCCGCCAACACCGTCAACCACCTCCGGGCCGCACTCGCCGAACCCATCGACGACCCCGCCCTGCGCCAGGGCATCGTCATCCGCCTCGCCCAGGTCCTCGCCCACAGCGACCACCTCCGCGAGGCCTCCGACCTCCTCGCCCGGGAAATACCGCACACCCAGGACGCCCGCGCCCGACTGCGCCTGCAGTCCGAACAGTTCATGTGGGACGCGTTCGACGCCGCCGAACCCGACTCCCCGGCCCGCTCCCGCCGCCTCGCCAAACTCGCCGACCGCCTCACCGGCCGCGACCTCACCGAGCGCTACGTCATCGGCCTGCGCGCCTGGGACGCCTGCCTGCGCGGCGAACCCGCCGACGTCGCCCTCCACCACGCCGGCCGGGTCCTGGAAACCCCCTTCAGCTGGGCCCACGAGGACCGCGGCTTCGAAGTGCCCGTCCTCGCCGCCATGGTCCACATGTACGCCGACCGGCCCGGCCGCGCCGAAGAACTCTTCGAGACCGGCACCGCCGAGTTTGAACGCCAGGGCTGGCACGGCGCGCACCTCTCCTTCGCCTACAGCCTGCGCGCCTACATCCGCTACCGGCGCGGCCGGCTCGTCGAGGCCGAGGAACTCGCCCGCGCCGGCCTGCGCCTCGCCGAGCGCGTGGGTCGGCGTACGCCCGTCCACTGGTACGCCATCGCCATCCTCGTCACCACCCTCATCGCCCGCGGCCGGGTCGACGAGGCGTGGGGACTGGCCCGGGAACACGAGTACGGGGAACCCTTCCCCGCCGCCGTGGTCTTCCCCGACTCCCAGACCGTCTACGCCGAACTGCTCCTCGCCCTCGGCGACCGCAAGGCCGCCACCGTCGAACTGGAGGCGGTCGACCGCCGCTTGACCCCGCGCGGCATCCAGAACCCGGCCTGGTGCCCCTGGCGGCTGCTCCTCGCCCGCGCGGTGGCCCCCGAGGACCCCGCCAGGGCCCGCGCCCTGGCCGCCGAAGCCCTCCGCCGGGCCCGCGCCTTCGGAGCGCCCTCCGCGATCGGCCAGGCCCTGCGCGTGGCGGCCGACGTCGCCGAACCGCAGGACCGCGTCCCGCTGCTGTGGGAGGCCGTGAACCAGCTGGAGGTCTCCCCGGCGGCCTACGAGCTCGCCCGCGCCCTGGCCGCCCTCGGCGCGGCACTCCGCGACGCCACCACCCTGAACCGCGCCCTGCTCACCGCCCGGGAATGCGGGGCCGACGCCCTCACCGCCGGTCTCACCGAGCAGCTGATCGGCCTCGGCGCCACCGCCCCGGACACCTCCCCCGAAGCGGCCGGCCGGCCCCGGGAACCCCGCTCCGTCACCCCGTAG